CTATTATAAAGCGCCCAAGGACTCCTCCAACAAATAATGCTGCTATGGACTATCAGACAGCAGATTCTGAACATGTGTTGAAAAGATCAAGGCCTTTTGGAATGTCAGACGAAGTACTGCATAACAATTCCTCTGTATTTCTCTTGCATTTGATGGAAATCTAAGCTAATACTGTTAGTTTTACAAGCATTAtgaccaaaaattaaatttatatttgttccCTTTTCTGTTCTCTGAAGCTTTTAGATGGTGTCAGCTGTGATATTTGTTTAATAGGTAATGGTGGATTATTTTTTTCTACTgagtctttaattttttaagtatgattggaattataatttcttgaaattgtgCACATGAGTGGATGGTTGACTTTTGTTGCCTTTCTATTACACTCGTAGACCATTTTAACTTGGAATGTTAGTAATCAATGGACTTGTCATCAATTGTTGCATAATGGGTTTATAATAGTttagttttcttatttcaattgttAATTTGCAATTGAGTGTTGGTTTTGAGTCGGCAgttatgaatttgaaaatgagtTTCAGCATTAGGGATTTAGAATCTTGTTCCCTGGAGCAGTTGAAGCAACTAGTgctttgaaatgaaaaaaatcttatctaatgacaaagaaaaataatgggTGATATTGCACACTGGTATTTGAATTAGTTGGACATGCAACCATTTATTATCTGCATTAGCTTTGCCTTAAAGTTTTGCATGGTAAGCGACAGTATCTTGTTCTAGGGTTTTGAAATTCTTTATGTTTGGGAGAATACTCACGAtgagaaaatcaaaataatactagttgaaataaaaagaaatatttatgCACTTACCTGAagcttaaaaatataaaaaagggaTGTGCCAAGAGATTTGCACTTCAGTTGATATCTGCTGTTTGCTTGTATGAATTTTTAAGAATTGAATATCTATTATGCTTGGCCGGTACATCCAGATTGtacctttttatattttatctacatttattttgttgacaTAATTTTACGGTCTGAATATATGTGTGGAATTGTGCTTGCCACTGTGTTTTGTTTTTGCTTATTTTACTTCTGAAGTTCTAATTCTGTGCATGTTCTCTGTTTGAGGAGGGGCAGCCACGAGTTTTCAGTCCATTTGGAATCCTAACTTTGAGCCTTTAGCTTAGTATGTGTTTTTTGTGTTGTAAGTTGAGTTTAGTTGACCCTACATTTTGTAAGCTTATTAACAGGTCAATAATCTGCCTGTCAATATCCTGCCTGTTGGTTATCCGGCTCAGACCCATGGTCAGAGTTCATACTCTTCTAATGATTTGCCCAAGGATGTTGTGATGACATTAAATCAGGCTTCATCTGTGAAGAGTATGGACTTCCATCCAGTTCAACAGATTCTACTGCTTGGTTAGCTCCTGGCACACCCACTTTTCCTATGCTATTTTGGTTGATTAGCCGTATGAATACTGGATGTTTGCTTGTTTATTACTTTTTTCACTATTTCCATGCCTTCACATTTGTTAATTTATTGTAGTTGGAACAAACACCGGAGAAATCATACTATGGGATCTAGGTAGCCGAGAGAGGCTTGCTCATAGGATTTTCAAGGTTTGGGACCTCGGAAAATGTTCAGTGCCTCTGCAGGTTTGCCACCAATGTTCCAACTTGTGTAAACATGAATATAGGTTTGATGTTTCTTAAAGTTGCCAATATCATTTTGTGGTTGTGAATCAGGGAAGTCTGTCCACTGATTACACTGCTTCAATCAATCGTGTGATTTGGAGTCCAGATGGTACCCTGTTTGGTATGTTGCAAGAAATTTTATGTTGAACCATCCACTATTATTAATTTCTGCATGTTGTCACTTGATGAGGCAGTGCAATAAAAGTGCTGTGAATTAAGATGGGATGCTATCGGTTCTAACATTGCTTCCTTATGTAGGTGTTGCTTATTCCAAACACATTGTGCACATATATACCTACCATGGTGGTGAAGATGTACGGAACCATCTAGAGGTTTGTGCCATCAAACAAGCACCTCGGAGTttgttgctttctctctctatctccaaAGTTTATAGCAGCTTCTCAATCTTTTTaaacacatataaaaaatagctttatatttttgggtttacAGATTGATGCTCATGCTGGTAGTGTTAATGATCTTGCTTTCTCTTATCCAAACAAGCAACTTTCCGTTGTCACCTGTGGGGAGGATCGATTTATCAAGGTCTGTTTCCATGTCATTACCTTACAAGTAGACAGATTTTGCAACTTTGGTCatgaaatttaagtttttacAGGTGTGGGATGCAGTTACAGGGGCAAAGCAGTATATTTTTGAGGGTCATGATGCGCCTGTCTATTCTGTATGTCCACATCACAAGGAAAACATTCAGGTATCATCATTTCACTATATAGTTTATTAAAGAAAGATGGGAAAACCtagttattttctttccttttatggACTTGGATTCAAGGCAAGGTAGTaagtatattaatttaaaaaacaaagacGGTAAACAATCATAATCTGCCTTCTCTTCATTTCCAATGAGGAACCTGGCAATATATTCTCCATGATATATGTGTGTTTCAAAATGTTGAAGTCATCATGTGGTTGATGGATATAGAATCTGTGTGAGATACTGTTGTTTTACGACGTGGTTGCTTCTCCAAAATAATGGGGGAGGAGTAGATTTCAATCATAATATCCTCAAGTGGATTTGGACTTTTGGCACCTGTCCAAGTGCTAGAAGTTTGTCAGGGTCCAacaagatttagaaaataatataaaactcTTAGGTCCATGTGCTCGACATATATCAGGGATCATGGTATGCGTGTCGGCTTGTGCAGGATACTTGTCCTATTGTTTGAACTATCTTCTGATCCATGGCTAACTGTCACCcaatagaaatttttttattatataagtaGGAAAGGACAAATTCAAAGATTGTCTGAGCACAAACTTTTTTTGGAGCTTGCTAATGAATGGGTGGAACTCGGCTAGGTCTGTTTTCAGCCTTGTGTATAATGACAGTGTGAGGTTTAATAGTTTGTCAACCATGCCCACATGTGAAGACATTAAAACTAATGAATTGCCTGTCACATTCTGTATACATAGGTTTGATCTTTtgtaaagaaataaatatattgttgtaCAACAAGTAAAAGTGACCCACCTGTTCAAGATTTTTTGTAACGGAAATGATATTTGAACACTTAGTTGTGACACTTTTAGTGATACTCTGTGCATTAATATGCTGTACATTTGCCTTGACATgacacaaaataaatacatcaatgCACGAGTGTCACAACTAAGTGCCCAAATGGCATTTTCATCTTCGTAACATGTTCTGAAGTTATATCAAAGCCTACATTTTTCCACTAGATGTTCCAACTCTTTCATTAAGTGAGAGCTAAGAGGAGCTTGTTTATTTAAGACTGATTAGACTTCCATGAACAGTGCGTGACGCATTTTTACACATTGTTACTCACCTTTTAAGGCACAAGATGAGTAACAAATACACCTTATCTTTTGACAAGGTGTTTTTGTTACACCTTATTTAAGGCTCAAATCACTCTTATTGGTTGATGATAATACCCATTATTCTCACACATCACTAACTAGTAGGAGTGTTTTGGATCGAACAACACGGTTGGTGATGTGTGagaatgtaacaccccctctcgtAGACAATCACAACACCCAGGGAGCCCCGAAAAAGGAGCGTTAAATGGAAAGATAGGAAACCCAACAATCACAATACTGCATGCAAGAGGgaacattaaaataaatatcaaaccATACATGGCATCCATTCATTGTACAACCTAAACCATGCATGGAGACTTTCATCATTTTACAAAACATACATCAATCAACACATTACATTCACTTTATAAGAAAAACCATATTGCACTAGTCTCTCAAAATACTCCCAAGATCTTTGTTTGAGGGTACCCCGACACACATAACTACCCAACCGCCTTACCCGGACCCTCGTCGGCTACCTCTTTGTCTTTatctggaatggtgaagaagacaaatatgagccacaagacttAACAAGtatgaaatataagaagaacaACATAGCTGAATTCAAGGCATAATGGATATATGGTGGGTGATATTTGAACCACAAAGGGGCAATATGATTAGGACAACCACTCATCCACCCAATGTAAATTATGCCATGCAACATGCATACATAAGCCAGTAAACACGTATATGGCCGTGAGGCCCCACATAGTAAATAATAACACATATTGGCTCGTGGTTGAAAACCTACATCCAAAGAAACAGTGATCTCTCAGGGGACCAATGGTCCTATCTTAACTGTTGGCTATAAccaaataaatatgtatatactGTCGTCCATGGTCGTCACCAATGGACACGCCCCCCAGTCGTCACCGAAGGAGCATAAAACGCCATTCAGGCATAACATAAGCCCACTGGTTGTTGGGGGATATATCCCAAGCGTGCGTTAACTTTTCATGCAATGCATCACCTTAATGTTCACATACAATGAAGCATGCTCAACAAGTATAAAGCATGTTCACTGTTATTCATGATAAATGCAAGCTCACACGCATGCATAAAGCCATGTCCATGATGCACACATATCACCCATTTCATGTCATTCCGTGCCAAGATTCATCACTTTAATGCCATAAACATTTTCACATTTGCACCAAGGCCAATCCCCTCTTTTAATACACTCAAGGATATTGGGGAAACTTGAGGATGTAATAAGATTGCTTAGGGATTGGTTCGGGAacattttctcaatttaaaaTAGAACATGAAGCATGCAAGAGATTTAGAATGGAAATAGAACACAAGGCATGCAAGAGATTCAATTCTTGCCATGCTTTATCGTGATTCAATAACCACCATTCCTTTAAAAATCATGGGGTAAAACAAGCCCCACTTAGGCCATCAACAAGACTCGACAAGgatttaaaatcatcaaattcaagaatcaaccaaaataaatccaaaacccCTCTTCTCCCAAAACTTGGTTATCTCCCCAAAACTATCACCAATACTAGAACCCCATAGTTTACTACTCTCACAAGCCCTCAATTTCTCACTTCAAGACCTCAAATTAGAGGATTTAACAACTCAATATTTCCCAAACCAAGCCCCCAAAAGGGAATTAAATGCCCataatggaagaaaagaaagggaacTTGCCTTTTTTACTTCTTGCTTCCTTACTTGATGGATTTGGAGCCTTTAGAGAGGAAGAATCTTGCTTGAGAATTGAAGAAGAGATGTTAGATTTTGGAAGGGAAGAGACCCACAAGAGCTCTTACCAAATGCCTcctttttctcttaaaatttcagattttatgtttatatattttccattaaattttacttaattgCTCCACCACTAATTTTGCTCTTAACTCAAAGGTTATAGGTGTTTTACACCTTAAATATACCCCATTTCCAGCTGTTTTCCACTCCCAATTTTCACCCTTAAGGCTTCTAGAAAGTCTTCTCCAAGCCCACAAACTTTGGCTCTTGCCTTCTCCAACTTCATGTTTCTAGAAGGCCTTCCTAATGGTTTCATTAAGCCATCCGAGAATGCATTTCAAATTTCTCCTTTcccattttgacttttcaatgCCCAGTTTGAACACTTGACTACCACATCACCACTCACCTCTTTGACTTAGAATTTTCAACATAGACCCCAATTCTCATGAACTTGTATTTTCAAGCATAcctaattaacttaaaatttaatgtttcccatattactcaattaaaatccTATAAATGATTGGAATTAATAGGACATGAAATTCCACTTACTCGGCCTCTCTGCTACCGCTTTATCGAGTTCCCGGGCTAATCATCAAATACTCTCGGTCCCTGGCAATAAATAACGTAGCTATTTAGGCTAAACAGTCCCATAATTAAAATACccaaaacggggcgttacagagaATGATGTGTATTTATCATTAACCAATAAGAGTGCTTTGAGCCTTAAAAAAGGTGTAACAGATACACTTTGTCTGAAGACGAGGTATATTTGTTACTCCTTATCATGTGCCTAAGAGCATAGAATAGAAAAAcccttttaaaaatattagtcaATATTCGTGCATAAAAAATGATCCAAAAggataaaaagaaatgaaaaagcaTTCTCACTTCAAGTATGCCCACCTAAAATTAACAAAGACATCAACATTAGACATGCCATCATTAAAGTTCATTTCGAGATATCTAACCAGACATTAGAACTGTGTATGTTTGCTTTAGTTTTACATTTGTTTAAAATGTGGATTtctgttttaatttttctccaatttatatattatatggacTACATGTggttactttctttttttttttttccttgcacTATATTACTCTTgcatttatcttttaaaatttttgtaactttttttttattttttatcccaGTTTATTTTCTCAACGGCAACTGATGGGAAAATAAAGGCATGGTTGTATGACAACTTGGGTTCTAGAGTTGACTATGACGCTCCAGGTCATTCATCCACCACAATGGCATACAGTGCCGATGGGACCAGGTTCAATTAACATTCCTACTTTCCAGTTTCTTGTTCCCTTATTCTTTTGGCACGGGGTACTAAGGTGGTATGTACTTTTTTCAACTAAAGCATCTAATTGTCACCTGATAGGTTGTTCTCCTGTGGAACCAATAAAGAAGGAGATTCTTACCTTGTGGAATGGAATGAAAGTGAGGGAGCCGTCAAGCGTACATATCATGGTCTTGGAAAACGATCTGCGGGGGTTGTGCAATTTGATACAACAAAGAACCGGTTCTTGGCAGCTGGTGATGAGTACACggtcaaattttgggatgtGGACGGTGTTAATTTATTGACAACTGCAGATGCAGATGGTGGACTGCCGgtaaatatttgaaatgagtTACTGAACATAGATCTTTCCACCCAGATCCCTCTTTCTAACCAACCATCCTTGTTGAAATACATCTCCAGGCTTCTCCTTGTATTCGATTCAACAAGGAAGGGATACTGTTGGCTGTGTCAGCGAATGATAATGGTGTCAAAATTCTAGCAAATGCAGATGGGATTAGATTATTGCGGACAGTTGAAAGCCGTCCATTTGATGCTTCTAAAGTTGGACCTGCAGCTGTTGTGAAGGTAAAAATTAACTTGTAACTGCCAGCAGATATCATTGAACTAAACAATTGAATAACATGTCATCTGCTTTCCCAAAGAATTTTTACTTAACCAGAAAAAATGTCTCATCTGTATACAGGCCCCTGCAATGGGAGCATTTGGTACGCCTAATGCATCCATTGGACCTAGCATTATGGACCGTGCTGCTCCTGTGGCATCCATTGTTGCATTGGTTAGTGTTGCTGTCTCAGTCTGGGGAATGTAGTTCTTAAATGGAGCACCACTGATTTTTATTTCTGGATTTGTTTGATGCAATTATGCATACTGTTCTATTTCACTGTTAGAAAAGTGTGCTTCACATGCTTGCCTTTTGCTTTCCTAAAGATGTTGTCTATTCAATgattaaccttttctttttgaGTTGCTGTAGAATGGCGATAATCGAAGTTTGGTAGATGTAAAACCCAGAATCACAGAAGAGTCTGCAGACAAATCTAGGATCTGGAAACTGACAGAAATAAATGAACCGTCACAATGTCGATCCCTGAGGCTTCCAGATAATTTGGCGCCAACAAAGGTTTGGGCTGAACCTGTTCAAGAATTTTAGGAATTACTGATTTTTTTACGTCAACCTCTTACAATCTTCTCTACATTGATTGCAATATAGACTTCGTTGGTTGTGTTGCAACTGCTTATGTTGCTGGTGAAATGTTAATTTGCCTGGGTTCATTCTTTTCTTCTGTCTTCTGTCAGTTTGCTTAATTATGTTGTTGAAACAATAGTAACATCCTTTTTCATGTATTCAAACTATAATATTTAAATGAGTTCTGAAACTCTGATATTTGTTATTCTCCAAAAAAGGTTTTCTTTGCTAATTaagatatttcatatttttatctaaaaaaattcttttgtaaAGAAATTCCATTGCTGAATTTGCAGCACTTTTAATTTGCTCagttgcttttgcttttgtctttacaaaaattttcatgGTAGGtcatcatattttttggttACTTTATGCCTATAGGCCTTAAAAAGACAATCTAGTTAATGTCAAGAAGGGGCACCGCCAGTAGAGAGTATAATGGTTTTGGCTGAATTATCTGTACCTAGGAGGCTGAAAATCATTTCTTGATAGCTTCTGACTTGAGATTATTGGGTGTAGCAATTTGAAGATccaattttcatttcttgatagcttctgttttcttttcctttctgttctTAATGTTTGAAGTTCTATGTTTGGtccctttatttttccttcccCATTTCAGGTTTCTAGGTTGATGTACACAAATTCAGCGTTTGCCATTTTGGCACTATCAGCCAATGCAGTGCACAAGCTTTGGAAATGGCAGAGAAATGATAGAAATATAACTGGCAAGGTACTGAGTTATCTGAATGAGAAGCTTGCTGCCTTTCCTTGACATTAATATTCATAAGCATAAGTCATGGCACAGTTGTATTCATTTATCTGCCTGTTGTAGGCTACTGCTACTGTTGCGCCCCAGCTTTGGCAACCCTCTAGTGGAATATTGATGACAAATGATATCAGTGATACAAACCCTGAAGATGCTGTTCCATGCTTTGCTCTCTCAAAGAATGACTCTTACGTCATGTCAGCTTCAGGAGGGAAAATCTCATTATTCAATATGATGACATTCAAGGTAAATGGCTATTGGCACTCTCTTTATGTTTTCTGAAAATGACTTCTTCTTGTTGATTAATTTATTGACTAACTAAAAGGTATGGTAGTCAGAACCTgtaattctagaaaaaattatactatCCTCGTTTCtaaattaatacatttattcTTTGATCTCCTGGTTAATACtcttggttaaaaaaaaaaaaaagttgtaaaTATGGGATGATGAAAGTTAAAAGAGGTagaattaccaaaaaaaaaaaaaaaagaaagttataGGAGTAGAACCTGAAATAAGTCTTCAGAAAGgatgaattttgggaaaaatgtGAGTGAAGAACAAATTGTCACTAGGAAAGAGTATCTTGGTAAGTGTGAAAACATTTCTAGTAGGCTTCACTTCTGTTGTGATTCTGTcactttttgttctttcttgtGATGCTTAGTTTCGCTTTTCACTGCAGACAATGACAACTTTTATGCCTCCACCACCTGCAGCAACATTTTTAGCATTCCATCCTCAAGACAATAATATCATTGCAATAGGAATGGAGGACTCTTCTATCCAAATATATAATGTCCGAGTTGATGAGGTTGTAATCTGTTTGCACTATAGCTTAAGTTTGCTAATTAAATATTCCTATTAATTATCTGCCAAGGTGCATTCCATATGTTTAGATTATTATAAACCACTTGATAAGTCCAGCCACTGGTGCCAATCAATCTTGGACCCATATCAAGTATGTGAAAAAACTGTTACAGGGGGGCCTCCATGTTAACATTATCTGTTCTGTTTCTGCAGGTTAAAACAAAGCTCAAAGGCCATCAAAAAAGAATAACAGGCCTTGCCTTCTCTGCTGTTCTTAATGTGCTGGTTTCCTCAGGTGCTGATTCCCAGGTAGGAGTTTTGGGGCCATTGTTTGACATCTTTATACTTGTTACTGAAACGGCAGAAAACATCTGCCAATTAGTAAAGACACACTCAATGATACTATCTCAGCTGGTATTTAGCCTTCTTACTCTTAGCACGAGCTATGGCATGAGGCCACCTGATTAAGGACCTCACAGCACTACTTTTAAAATCTATACTTCAATTGTGTGACTTCCCTGTGTGTTTATGTGGTCTCTAACCTCCATTCAGCTCTGCTTATGCTGTGCGATTCCTCTTTCCCCATTGTTTACTTCACAAAAAAAAACTGGTTAGGCCAACCCTCGATGGCCAAGACTGGGGActtaaatatgcatataaagGTGTCATGGGCTCTCTTCCAGTCAGCAATTTGCCTGGAAGTGGAAGTTCAGGGGCTTAACTTTTATGTGCTACATGGTCTATTAAGCTCTGCTTATGTGCCGTGTGATTTCCCCTTCCCTATTATCTTGCAAAATAGATTGTCTAAACTATCCCACATCTGCCAGGACCAGGGACTTGTGTGTGCATATAAGGGGGTCATGGTTTCCCTTCCAGTTAGCATTTGCTTGCAAGTGGAAGTTCAGTAGGCCCACTTCTATGTGCTTACATGGTCTCTATTCAGCTCCGCTTATCCTTGTAATTTCCCCTTTCCCGTTTATCTTTACTTGGCAAAACAAAGAATATGTACTATTTCTAGCGTGCAAATGCTGTTGTTCGTAGAAACAACCATAGGACCCCCTTTAAGCAGCTATTCAGTGCATTATTGCTCTTTGCTCCCAAAAATGCTTGCATAAATTGGCAAAATATTACGTCAGATTTATTCTGGCCAGTAATGACCACTTGTATATATACAGCTGTGTGTTTGGAGCACAGATGGATGGGACAAGCAAACCAGTAAATACTTGCAGATTCCAAGTGGACGTACTCTGAGTCCTCTTGCAGATACACGCGTGCAATTTCACCAAGATCAGATTCATGTGCTGGCAGTCCATGAAACTCAGATAGCCATATATGAAGCATCTAAGCTAGAATGCCTTAAGCAGGTGAAGAATCTAAGTTTTCTCCTACTCAAATTTATCATACATCCTGGCTATCTAGAAAGTAAATTGTCAGATCTTATCAACAAAAGAGAGAGTAAAGTGTCAGATGCATTTGTTCTTCCAGATACTCTTAAAAGTTTTGAAACTGGATCTTTCTTGTTATACTGAATTAATAGTGCTTTTCATTTGCATTGTTCTGTGCATCGTCAGTCAACCTATAGTCTGTATGCCACAATATTATTGAGTAAACctgattttaaacaaatttgggtcCTGATTGTTTGATGCCTATATTATCAGTTCAAGCAGGGGTTTGTCCTTAGTTCTAGCTTCTGATATTTCTATTTCCAACATGTGTTTCTCAAATAGTGGGTTACCCGTGAAGCAAATGGTCCAATCACACATGCTGCGTATTCCTGTGATAGCCAATCCATATATGTCAGCTTTGAAGATGCTAGTGTTGGAGTGTTCACTGCTTCAACACTCCGATTGAGATGCCGAATTAGCCAGGCTGCCTATATACCTAACAACCCAAGGCAAGTTCTTGTCTAAATACTTGCAGGCTCTTTTTCTTTACCTTCCTTTTTAGTATCTAACAATTTGACCTTCACAGCATGGGAGTTTATCCTCTTGTCATCGCCACACATCCAACTGAACCTAATCAGTTTGCTTTAGGACTAACCGATGGTGGAGTCTATGTCATTGAGCCTCTGGAAACAGAAGGGAGATGGGGCACCTCCCCCCCACTTGAAAATGGTGCCGGCCCTAGCGCAGCCTCTGGTGCCGCCAATCCAGATCAACCCCAAAGGTGAAATCCAATATGCATGAATGTTTGTCTCCGAGCTTGTAGACACAATCCATCTCTTACATGTGGTTTCACTCCCTACCATGGATCCCACCATGATTTTATTCTCAATGGGGAAGCTTGAACATTCTTTTTGTTGGGAAGTGAATCTGCAAAATTTAGGTCTCATAGATGTAGCATACTCAGAGGGCAGCAGACCTAGTAGAGTTAGTTTAAGGGTTATTTATCAGTGgctttcaaattttattaaaccCTAGACAGAGGTGCTGATCTCTCATTAAAAAGACCATTTTCAGCAAGTTGAGATCTGTTTGTGTAAAAAATCTATAAGCAGTATCCATGGAAGTCTGTTTGGATCCTCAAGGAACTTGGGCAGGAAATGTGAATTGGCTTGATTGCTAGCCCTAGTTTTTGTTCTTACTCATAAAAGAAGAATACAAAGTTATTAATTTGTTCTTTTATAGTTAAATGTATTAAGCAGGCTTGGACTGTTTTCTTTCCCTCTTTGTGTTCTTTCTGTTGATAGGATTAGGATGCTGTGCTGTGTCTGTGGCTTCAGATGGGCTGTTATAAGGTTTCTGCATTTCCCTTCTCTAAGAGCCCGTTTGATAGGTTTTTTTTTGTTCCCAGTTGTTTTCACAGTTTTAACAATAAAAACTGGCCTCGTGTATTTGTGGGTTTTGCCAATCAAAAGTTAAATGCTTGGTAACTAAATATAAATTGGCAAAAAAACcccctttttttcttattatattttaaatgaaaatatataattatatatatatatatatttctttaaaagATCTCTTATGCATACGAATCATATGTAATAACTGAACTGATCAACTAACCCTAACAAACCGAATTAATTGAAATTGAACTAATCAACACCTAAATCgtaataattgaattgaattaaaaattgaattggaACATAAAATAACCAAGAGATCGAACATTAGTTTGGCCTTGCTGTTGTCGTCGGCCACCTAGCTAGCCAGTAATTCTGATGATTGGAACTGATGATCTAATTTTTCTAACCACAGTGATCCACATATGCTAAAATCAAAAGCATCTAATTATtgaattttagtagatctagattttaatataaaatagaagTAGTCGGAAAACTTACCAAATGGGTCATCGGCGTTGTCTTCGTCTCTGGCTTTTGTCTTATTCTTTGCCATTGATAAGGGATggtagtgagagag
The sequence above is a segment of the Diospyros lotus cultivar Yz01 chromosome 7, ASM1463336v1, whole genome shotgun sequence genome. Coding sequences within it:
- the LOC127806243 gene encoding topless-related protein 4-like isoform X1 — protein: MSSLSRELVFLILQFLDEEKFKDSVHRLEQESGFFFNMRYFEEMVTNGDWDEVEKYLSGFTKVDDNRYSMKIFFEIRKQKYLEALDGKDRAKAVDILVKDLKVFSAFNEDLFKEITQLLTLDNFRENEQLSKYGDTKSARSIMLVELKKLIEANPLFRDKLTFPNLKNSRLRTLINQSLNWQHQLCKNPKPNPDIKTLFVDHSCGQSQPNGARAPSPVTNQLMGAVPKPGGFPPLGAHGPFQPAPAPLPASLAGWMANPSPVPHPSASAGPMGFATPNNTAIIKRPRTPPTNNAAMDYQTADSEHVLKRSRPFGMSDEVLHNNSSVNNLPVNILPVGYPAQTHGQSSYSSNDLPKDVVMTLNQASSVKSMDFHPVQQILLLVGTNTGEIILWDLGSRERLAHRIFKVWDLGKCSVPLQGSLSTDYTASINRVIWSPDGTLFGVAYSKHIVHIYTYHGGEDVRNHLEIDAHAGSVNDLAFSYPNKQLSVVTCGEDRFIKVWDAVTGAKQYIFEGHDAPVYSVCPHHKENIQFIFSTATDGKIKAWLYDNLGSRVDYDAPGHSSTTMAYSADGTRLFSCGTNKEGDSYLVEWNESEGAVKRTYHGLGKRSAGVVQFDTTKNRFLAAGDEYTVKFWDVDGVNLLTTADADGGLPASPCIRFNKEGILLAVSANDNGVKILANADGIRLLRTVESRPFDASKVGPAAVVKAPAMGAFGTPNASIGPSIMDRAAPVASIVALNGDNRSLVDVKPRITEESADKSRIWKLTEINEPSQCRSLRLPDNLAPTKVSRLMYTNSAFAILALSANAVHKLWKWQRNDRNITGKATATVAPQLWQPSSGILMTNDISDTNPEDAVPCFALSKNDSYVMSASGGKISLFNMMTFKTMTTFMPPPPAATFLAFHPQDNNIIAIGMEDSSIQIYNVRVDEVKTKLKGHQKRITGLAFSAVLNVLVSSGADSQLCVWSTDGWDKQTSKYLQIPSGRTLSPLADTRVQFHQDQIHVLAVHETQIAIYEASKLECLKQWVTREANGPITHAAYSCDSQSIYVSFEDASVGVFTASTLRLRCRISQAAYIPNNPSMGVYPLVIATHPTEPNQFALGLTDGGVYVIEPLETEGRWGTSPPLENGAGPSAASGAANPDQPQR
- the LOC127806243 gene encoding topless-related protein 4-like isoform X2 — protein: MSSLSRELVFLILQFLDEEKFKDSVHRLEQESGFFFNMRYFEEMVTNGDWDEVEKYLSGFTKVDDNRYSMKIFFEIRKQKYLEALDGKDRAKAVDILVKDLKVFSAFNEDLFKEITQLLTLDNFRENEQLSKYGDTKSARSIMLVELKKLIEANPLFRDKLTFPNLKNSRLRTLINQSLNWQHQLCKNPKPNPDIKTLFVDHSCGQSQPNGARAPSPVTNQLMGAVPKPGGFPPLGAHGPFQPAPAPLPASLAGWMANPSPVPHPSASAGPMGFATPNNTAIIKRPRTPPTNNAAMDYQTADSEHVLKRSRPFGMSDEVNNLPVNILPVGYPAQTHGQSSYSSNDLPKDVVMTLNQASSVKSMDFHPVQQILLLVGTNTGEIILWDLGSRERLAHRIFKVWDLGKCSVPLQGSLSTDYTASINRVIWSPDGTLFGVAYSKHIVHIYTYHGGEDVRNHLEIDAHAGSVNDLAFSYPNKQLSVVTCGEDRFIKVWDAVTGAKQYIFEGHDAPVYSVCPHHKENIQFIFSTATDGKIKAWLYDNLGSRVDYDAPGHSSTTMAYSADGTRLFSCGTNKEGDSYLVEWNESEGAVKRTYHGLGKRSAGVVQFDTTKNRFLAAGDEYTVKFWDVDGVNLLTTADADGGLPASPCIRFNKEGILLAVSANDNGVKILANADGIRLLRTVESRPFDASKVGPAAVVKAPAMGAFGTPNASIGPSIMDRAAPVASIVALNGDNRSLVDVKPRITEESADKSRIWKLTEINEPSQCRSLRLPDNLAPTKVSRLMYTNSAFAILALSANAVHKLWKWQRNDRNITGKATATVAPQLWQPSSGILMTNDISDTNPEDAVPCFALSKNDSYVMSASGGKISLFNMMTFKTMTTFMPPPPAATFLAFHPQDNNIIAIGMEDSSIQIYNVRVDEVKTKLKGHQKRITGLAFSAVLNVLVSSGADSQLCVWSTDGWDKQTSKYLQIPSGRTLSPLADTRVQFHQDQIHVLAVHETQIAIYEASKLECLKQWVTREANGPITHAAYSCDSQSIYVSFEDASVGVFTASTLRLRCRISQAAYIPNNPSMGVYPLVIATHPTEPNQFALGLTDGGVYVIEPLETEGRWGTSPPLENGAGPSAASGAANPDQPQR